One window of the Posidoniimonas polymericola genome contains the following:
- a CDS encoding Fic family protein, with the protein MNIKDFGKLAAGSISEITPFWGGKHCFDPEPLPPAWEFPTELWPLLNEAVAQLMLLEGVGRSLPNPTILLGPMRDREAILSSRMEGTFATPQQLLLYELEPIEASTESDPRNQFREVANYVKALEHADSSSLPTGLLLIRQMHERLLDGVRGENKEPGRFRRQQVAIGSDARFVPPPPERLTDFLDELDAYLAAEDRRFHPLVVCFLIHYQFETIHPFSDGNGRVGRLLLTHMIKQQCSLTMPWLHMSEYFSRDHGGYCNYLYRVSCSGEWQNWIEYCLQGVVRLAGEAVLRCDRLRRLRDEHFERLSKTRGAVRLHGIVEGLYQTPVVTIASLPEAYQVTYPTAKADVEKLVKLEILSEWPDKHPKTYYAPEIFDIAYEGL; encoded by the coding sequence ATGAATATAAAAGACTTCGGGAAACTGGCGGCAGGGTCGATTTCTGAAATAACCCCATTCTGGGGCGGAAAGCATTGCTTCGATCCCGAGCCCCTCCCTCCCGCTTGGGAGTTTCCCACAGAGCTGTGGCCTCTGCTCAATGAGGCGGTAGCACAGCTCATGCTACTTGAGGGCGTCGGGCGGAGTCTACCAAATCCGACCATCCTCCTCGGTCCGATGCGGGACCGCGAGGCCATTCTTTCGTCGCGGATGGAAGGAACCTTCGCCACTCCCCAACAGCTTCTGCTGTACGAACTCGAACCGATCGAGGCGAGCACCGAATCAGACCCCCGCAACCAATTCCGCGAAGTGGCGAATTATGTGAAAGCGCTGGAGCACGCAGATTCTTCGTCACTGCCGACTGGGCTGCTGCTGATCAGGCAGATGCACGAACGGCTGCTTGACGGCGTCCGTGGCGAGAACAAGGAGCCAGGCCGGTTTCGACGGCAGCAGGTCGCTATCGGATCCGATGCGAGGTTCGTTCCTCCACCGCCCGAACGCCTAACCGATTTCTTGGACGAACTTGACGCCTACCTCGCGGCGGAAGATCGACGCTTCCATCCGTTGGTAGTGTGCTTCCTCATCCACTATCAGTTTGAGACGATTCACCCGTTCTCAGACGGGAACGGGAGGGTCGGACGCTTACTATTGACCCATATGATTAAGCAACAGTGCTCGCTCACGATGCCTTGGCTCCATATGAGTGAGTACTTTAGCCGCGATCATGGCGGGTACTGCAACTATCTCTACCGCGTGAGCTGCTCGGGGGAGTGGCAGAATTGGATCGAGTACTGCCTGCAAGGCGTCGTTCGCCTCGCAGGGGAGGCGGTGCTGCGTTGTGATCGATTAAGGAGGCTCAGGGACGAGCATTTCGAACGATTGTCGAAAACTCGCGGAGCGGTTCGGCTTCACGGAATAGTTGAGGGGCTGTACCAGACGCCAGTCGTGACGATCGCTAGCTTGCCCGAGGCATATCAGGTCACGTACCCGACGGCTAAGGCCGACGTCGAAAAGCTAGTGAAGCTTGAAATTCTGAGCGAGTGGCCCGACAAGCACCCCAAGACCTACTACGCCCCGGAGATCTTTGACATTGCTTACGAGGGGCTCTAA
- a CDS encoding ferredoxin-thioredoxin reductase catalytic domain-containing protein, which yields MGTHQPTQKNIDRMTKYVQKYWEKTGTVGHPDSGVTEVVINGLAANIEQVGRPLCPCNFYPDKQKELDEHGRRWICACDEMKKWKYCHCLLFVTEDGKPITEHLPEDHEGREIYGVVKDPTPEKGREGA from the coding sequence ATGGGCACACACCAACCCACTCAGAAGAATATCGATCGGATGACCAAGTACGTCCAGAAGTACTGGGAGAAGACCGGCACGGTCGGACACCCAGACTCGGGCGTCACCGAGGTCGTTATCAACGGACTAGCGGCGAACATCGAGCAGGTGGGCCGCCCGCTATGCCCCTGCAACTTCTACCCCGACAAGCAGAAGGAGCTCGACGAGCACGGCCGCCGCTGGATCTGCGCCTGCGATGAAATGAAGAAGTGGAAGTACTGCCACTGCCTGCTGTTCGTCACCGAGGACGGGAAACCGATCACCGAGCACCTGCCCGAGGACCATGAAGGCCGTGAGATCTACGGCGTGGTGAAGGACCCCACGCCCGAGAAGGGCCGCGAGGGGGCGTGA
- a CDS encoding glycosyltransferase family 8 protein: MTRRQLKEPSLGHDCCNEVTAATGADEGYALPLGVTVRSAIDSLDADCRLRLFVFDGGLSPESRDRLEQSWQDPRVRLEWIEPDIGAVEHLPVSDHISPACYLRLMLPELLPSDVGKLVYFDADMLVLRSLADLYAEPLGDYLTLAVQEMTAPWFDADVAAAGKPLLRRLTAARPIANYRELGLRPESKYFNSGLMVLDAQRWRQEDIGGEVFDCLEANREHVLWWDQYALNVRLADQWRPLDPRWNQAAGVHLLSSWRESPLDKHAYQQLLQDPWIVHFCSPAKPWRYYCDHPHRDDFYRVMQRTEWRDWRPDKPTDLGLSYEFYRQKLKRAFRTARAAAAEPFRRAA; the protein is encoded by the coding sequence ATGACACGCAGACAACTGAAGGAGCCTAGCTTGGGCCACGATTGTTGCAACGAAGTGACTGCCGCCACCGGGGCGGACGAGGGCTACGCCCTGCCGTTGGGCGTGACCGTCCGCTCGGCGATTGATTCGCTGGACGCCGACTGCCGCCTCCGCCTGTTTGTGTTTGATGGCGGCCTGTCCCCCGAGAGTCGCGACCGGCTGGAGCAGTCGTGGCAAGACCCGCGCGTCCGCCTAGAGTGGATCGAGCCCGACATCGGCGCGGTAGAGCACCTGCCGGTCAGCGACCACATCAGCCCGGCGTGTTACCTGCGGCTGATGCTCCCCGAATTGCTGCCGAGCGACGTCGGCAAGCTGGTCTACTTTGACGCCGACATGCTGGTCCTTCGCAGCCTGGCGGACCTGTACGCCGAGCCGCTGGGCGACTACCTGACCCTCGCGGTGCAGGAGATGACCGCCCCGTGGTTCGACGCCGATGTGGCGGCCGCGGGCAAGCCGCTGCTGCGGCGGCTCACCGCGGCGAGGCCGATCGCCAACTACCGCGAGCTCGGCCTGCGGCCCGAGTCGAAGTACTTCAACTCGGGGCTGATGGTGCTCGACGCGCAGCGGTGGCGCCAGGAGGACATCGGCGGCGAGGTATTCGACTGCCTCGAGGCAAACCGCGAGCACGTCCTGTGGTGGGATCAGTACGCGCTTAACGTGCGACTCGCCGACCAGTGGCGGCCGCTCGACCCTCGCTGGAACCAGGCCGCGGGCGTCCACCTGCTCAGCAGTTGGCGCGAGTCCCCCCTCGACAAGCACGCCTACCAGCAGCTCCTCCAAGACCCGTGGATTGTCCACTTCTGCTCGCCGGCCAAGCCTTGGCGCTATTACTGCGATCACCCCCACCGCGACGACTTCTACCGCGTCATGCAGCGCACCGAGTGGCGCGACTGGCGGCCCGACAAACCCACGGACCTTGGCCTCAGCTACGAGTTCTACCGCCAAAAACTCAAGCGGGCGTTCCGGACTGCCCGCGCAGCGGCGGCGGAGCCGTTCCGCCGGGCGGCGTAG
- a CDS encoding glycosyltransferase family 2 protein: MQALTFQYPAAEGRVSVVIPTRNGDKYIGAALDSVAAQAHGDWEVIVIEDGSQGETQSIVQRFASRCPGRRVCYSRNEQSLGAAATRNLAFELAKGEYVAFLDCDDLWLPTHLRACVGALRDSGDDVAYSAAAMFEDGSDQMIGFWGPSREEVLRFPHSLLGRNFVTPSATVLRRSVLAEAGRWNTTFRYCEDAEFFFRVAKLGKRFRCVGGVHCLYRKQHDGATTQRIAGTTEEFATLTSWNLDMPGGAPGEAARLSARAHAVSAKLHAKNHPTADPSANRSRAAPLFFAAWRLRPLQIDYLFQTLRHAATKGWTASERLPLPHGQQTLPAAAPRAAA, encoded by the coding sequence ATGCAGGCGTTGACGTTCCAATACCCGGCGGCCGAGGGTCGCGTGTCGGTGGTGATCCCGACCCGCAACGGCGACAAGTACATCGGCGCCGCACTCGACTCGGTCGCCGCGCAGGCTCACGGCGACTGGGAGGTGATCGTCATCGAAGACGGCTCCCAGGGCGAGACGCAATCGATCGTCCAACGCTTTGCGTCCCGCTGCCCGGGGCGCCGCGTATGCTACAGCCGCAACGAGCAGTCGCTCGGCGCCGCGGCCACACGGAACCTGGCGTTTGAGCTCGCCAAGGGAGAGTACGTCGCGTTCCTCGACTGCGACGACCTCTGGCTGCCAACCCACCTGCGGGCGTGCGTCGGGGCGTTGCGTGATTCTGGCGACGACGTTGCCTACTCGGCGGCCGCCATGTTTGAGGATGGCTCCGACCAGATGATTGGGTTCTGGGGGCCCTCGCGGGAGGAGGTCCTGCGGTTCCCTCACTCGTTGCTCGGCCGCAACTTTGTCACCCCCTCGGCCACGGTGCTGCGGCGGAGCGTGCTCGCGGAAGCCGGCCGCTGGAACACAACATTCCGGTACTGCGAGGATGCCGAGTTCTTCTTCCGCGTGGCCAAGCTCGGCAAGCGGTTCCGCTGCGTCGGCGGAGTCCACTGCCTGTACCGCAAGCAGCACGACGGCGCCACAACCCAGCGGATCGCGGGCACCACCGAGGAGTTCGCCACGCTGACCAGCTGGAACCTCGACATGCCCGGCGGCGCGCCGGGCGAGGCGGCACGGCTGTCGGCGCGGGCGCACGCAGTGTCCGCCAAACTCCACGCGAAGAACCACCCCACGGCCGACCCCTCGGCGAATCGCTCCCGGGCCGCGCCGCTGTTCTTCGCCGCGTGGCGACTCCGCCCGCTTCAAATCGACTACCTGTTCCAGACGCTGCGGCACGCGGCCACCAAAGGTTGGACCGCAAGCGAACGCCTGCCGCTGCCCCACGGACAACAAACGCTCCCGGCGGCGGCGCCTCGAGCCGCAGCTTAG
- a CDS encoding class I SAM-dependent methyltransferase — MSVLTKSPLAPHQKIWRECVRPFRQISGGRSSSGGSIHDFHPQDCTVEPAGVELITELVRESSQHAGPIIEIGTLLGITATHMALAKTPEQKIITVDLFCWNPWGLPPDVQHDLAAQILHYPIARGEVQMVRSDKNEFFKSYNGPAPSMVFLDAMHDYDETKKDILWAKEVGAQIISGHDYCDKFPGVMQIVDECGGPRRLGGTVWVL, encoded by the coding sequence ATGAGTGTCCTAACGAAATCGCCGCTCGCGCCACACCAAAAAATCTGGCGAGAGTGCGTCCGGCCTTTCCGCCAGATCTCCGGCGGCCGATCGAGCTCCGGCGGTAGCATTCACGACTTCCACCCACAGGACTGCACGGTCGAGCCCGCTGGGGTAGAGCTGATCACCGAGTTGGTCAGAGAATCGTCGCAGCACGCGGGCCCGATCATCGAGATCGGCACGCTGTTGGGCATCACGGCCACCCACATGGCGTTGGCCAAGACCCCCGAACAAAAAATCATCACGGTCGACTTGTTTTGCTGGAATCCTTGGGGCCTGCCACCCGATGTTCAGCACGACCTGGCGGCGCAGATCCTGCACTACCCCATCGCCCGCGGCGAGGTCCAAATGGTGCGGAGCGACAAGAACGAGTTCTTCAAGAGCTACAACGGACCGGCGCCCTCGATGGTGTTCCTCGACGCCATGCACGACTACGACGAGACGAAGAAGGACATCCTCTGGGCCAAAGAAGTTGGCGCTCAGATCATCTCTGGGCACGACTACTGCGACAAGTTCCCCGGAGTGATGCAGATCGTGGATGAGTGCGGCGGTCCACGCCGACTCGGCGGCACGGTATGGGTCCTGTAA
- a CDS encoding glucan biosynthesis protein, whose product MILKESRLRSACALVSALVASAPACGDQSFGRADVEAIAERMGASPHVPPEKVAPAFLDLTYDTYRLIAQRHERAMWRDAELSTWVEFFPAGFLHQYPVRIHVVDNGASSPIPYSSQWFQFRGQAESLRDEPGGGFAGFRLLTRLPGNEHPTEYLAFLGASYFRGIGSGQWYGSSARGLAIDIGLPRPEEFPRFTDFWIQRPAETDAGSASEEQVVWALLESPGVVGAYEFRIRPGRNLPIGVHAKLWRRHGIQKLAVAPLTSMWMWDNGGGPAGDNRPEVHDADGLLIHRDADQWVWRGLTNPETPRVERWRAEELHGFGLVQRDRDPANYADSEARYHLRPSVWVQPDADHPWEAGHVELLELPAPHEGVDNIGAYFVMDSTSRTARDPIELDYELTFGVGLPAGRSVAVIKTEQIDQPAGEITVRFQAAVGQRFNSTAAIGAVAKASTPLEVVVRSIEIGAEEIEVTVGVPPAGEEEPRIEVWLEQAGKTVSEIGSYRWTR is encoded by the coding sequence GTGATTTTGAAAGAAAGCCGCTTGCGATCGGCCTGCGCGCTGGTTTCGGCGCTGGTAGCCTCGGCGCCCGCGTGCGGTGACCAGTCGTTCGGCCGCGCCGACGTTGAGGCAATCGCTGAACGAATGGGCGCCTCGCCCCACGTGCCGCCTGAGAAAGTGGCGCCAGCATTTCTCGACCTTACCTACGACACCTACCGCCTGATCGCTCAACGGCACGAGCGAGCTATGTGGCGGGACGCCGAGCTCTCGACCTGGGTCGAGTTCTTTCCGGCTGGGTTCCTGCACCAGTACCCCGTCCGGATTCATGTTGTGGATAACGGCGCGAGTTCGCCGATCCCCTACAGCAGCCAATGGTTCCAGTTCCGCGGACAGGCCGAGTCGCTGCGCGACGAGCCGGGCGGCGGCTTCGCGGGCTTCCGCCTGCTCACCAGGCTGCCAGGGAACGAACACCCCACCGAGTACCTGGCGTTCCTCGGCGCGAGCTACTTCCGCGGCATCGGATCGGGTCAGTGGTACGGCTCGTCCGCCCGCGGCCTGGCGATCGATATTGGTCTGCCCCGCCCTGAGGAGTTTCCGCGGTTCACCGACTTCTGGATCCAACGCCCCGCCGAGACGGACGCCGGCAGTGCTTCAGAAGAGCAGGTGGTGTGGGCCTTGCTCGAGAGTCCCGGCGTCGTTGGAGCTTACGAGTTCCGCATCCGCCCTGGACGCAACCTGCCGATAGGCGTCCACGCCAAGCTGTGGCGGCGGCACGGCATCCAGAAGCTGGCGGTCGCTCCCCTAACCAGTATGTGGATGTGGGACAACGGCGGCGGCCCCGCCGGCGACAACCGACCCGAGGTCCACGACGCCGACGGGCTGCTCATCCATCGCGACGCCGATCAGTGGGTGTGGCGCGGCTTGACCAATCCAGAGACGCCACGCGTCGAGCGTTGGCGGGCAGAAGAGCTGCACGGCTTTGGCCTCGTGCAGCGAGACCGCGACCCCGCGAACTACGCCGACTCCGAGGCTCGGTACCACCTCCGCCCGAGCGTGTGGGTGCAGCCGGATGCCGACCACCCCTGGGAGGCGGGACACGTTGAGTTGCTCGAGCTGCCGGCGCCCCACGAGGGGGTAGACAACATTGGCGCCTATTTCGTCATGGATTCGACCTCGCGGACAGCGCGGGACCCTATCGAGCTGGACTACGAGCTCACCTTCGGGGTGGGGCTGCCCGCAGGCCGCTCGGTCGCAGTGATCAAAACGGAACAGATCGACCAGCCCGCGGGCGAGATCACGGTCCGCTTCCAGGCGGCCGTAGGTCAGCGGTTCAACTCAACCGCCGCGATTGGCGCAGTGGCCAAGGCCAGCACACCGCTCGAGGTGGTTGTGCGGTCCATCGAGATCGGCGCCGAAGAGATTGAAGTGACGGTTGGCGTACCGCCAGCCGGAGAGGAGGAGCCACGCATCGAAGTGTGGCTGGAGCAGGCAGGCAAAACCGTTTCAGAGATTGGGAGTTATAGATGGACCCGTTGA
- the mdoH gene encoding glucans biosynthesis glucosyltransferase MdoH, translating to MRPMNQPEANAAPRRWAALLAVVAACSALVTLVFWNLVAGPSATFADVLVSFLFFVLTGWILLWTGVAVIGAFLLHRAHGETPQSFCQAGPSSGDRRCAVLLPTYNEDPSLIFAGLQAMVDSLVDTGNAARFDFYVLSDTTRPAVWLEEERQWRRLGAGQPGRPRVYYRHRNENSGKKAGNIADFCRRWGAKYEYMVVLDADSLVEGETLVEMARRMDADPKLGILQTPPLPLGGASTLSRCQQFVCRLCGPALTRGLAYVTADGGNYWGHNAIIRTGAFMRHCGLSALPGAPPLGGQILSHDFVEAALIHRAGYKVQLAWDLGGSYEQSPGTLPEFAVRDQRWSQGNLQHARLIVSRDIPWSNRMHFLTGVACYAASPVWLAFLLLSPLAFLDTGAAAVVGGGGIALFGSVMALLLLPRAIGLSLVARSRAEMEGFGGAARLIASTVFEFLVSVLIAPIMMAFHSTFVVSTLLGTCVGWNAQDRDTERLSWRDAFAVHWRHTAAGLATTAVAAWASPTLLLWLSPLLAGLVFSIPLSVALSSSWVGRAVRSVGLLQSPEETSPPDIVRRYHAHRTAGEQTPNAAAPTFRDFVQDGLGVSDHIVAISATRSVQVAPVQTVDRLTAWARGGAAVDPDEDDQRAVLCDPDALRGIHRDLWVHSRGRPLSTN from the coding sequence ATTCGTCCGATGAACCAGCCAGAAGCCAACGCCGCGCCCAGACGCTGGGCGGCGCTGCTCGCCGTCGTGGCGGCGTGCTCCGCCCTGGTCACGCTCGTCTTCTGGAACCTGGTGGCAGGCCCCTCCGCGACCTTCGCTGACGTGCTGGTTTCATTCCTGTTCTTCGTGCTCACGGGCTGGATTCTGTTGTGGACCGGCGTCGCGGTGATTGGAGCCTTCCTGCTGCACCGAGCCCACGGTGAGACGCCGCAGTCGTTCTGCCAGGCCGGTCCAAGCAGCGGCGACCGCCGCTGCGCGGTGCTGCTGCCAACCTACAACGAGGACCCGAGTCTGATCTTCGCGGGGTTGCAGGCGATGGTCGACTCGCTGGTCGACACCGGCAACGCCGCGAGGTTTGACTTCTACGTGCTGAGCGACACCACCAGGCCGGCAGTATGGCTCGAAGAGGAACGCCAGTGGCGGCGCCTTGGCGCCGGGCAGCCCGGCCGTCCCCGCGTCTACTACCGCCACCGCAACGAGAACTCGGGCAAGAAGGCGGGCAATATCGCCGACTTCTGCCGACGCTGGGGAGCCAAGTACGAGTACATGGTCGTGCTCGACGCCGACAGCCTGGTCGAGGGCGAAACGCTCGTCGAGATGGCCCGCCGAATGGACGCCGACCCAAAGCTGGGCATCCTCCAGACCCCGCCGCTCCCGCTTGGCGGCGCCTCAACGCTTTCGCGCTGCCAGCAATTTGTCTGCCGGCTCTGCGGCCCGGCGCTGACGCGTGGCCTGGCCTACGTAACCGCCGACGGCGGCAACTACTGGGGCCACAACGCGATCATCCGCACCGGGGCATTCATGCGTCACTGCGGTCTGTCGGCCCTGCCGGGCGCCCCGCCGCTGGGCGGTCAAATACTCAGCCACGATTTCGTCGAGGCCGCTTTGATTCATCGGGCGGGCTACAAGGTGCAGCTCGCCTGGGACCTCGGCGGCAGCTACGAGCAGAGCCCCGGCACGCTGCCAGAGTTCGCCGTTCGAGACCAGCGGTGGAGCCAGGGCAACCTGCAGCACGCCCGACTCATCGTTAGCCGCGACATCCCATGGTCCAACCGCATGCACTTCCTGACCGGCGTCGCTTGCTACGCGGCCTCGCCGGTGTGGCTGGCCTTCTTGCTGCTCAGCCCGCTGGCGTTCCTCGACACGGGCGCCGCCGCGGTCGTTGGCGGCGGAGGCATCGCGCTGTTCGGTTCCGTCATGGCTCTGCTGCTGCTCCCACGCGCAATCGGGCTCTCGCTGGTAGCGCGGAGTCGGGCAGAAATGGAAGGGTTTGGCGGTGCGGCGAGGCTGATTGCGAGCACAGTCTTCGAATTCCTCGTGTCGGTGCTCATCGCGCCGATCATGATGGCCTTCCACTCAACGTTTGTAGTCTCGACCCTGCTGGGGACCTGCGTCGGCTGGAACGCCCAGGACCGCGACACCGAGCGGCTTTCCTGGCGGGACGCATTCGCCGTGCACTGGCGCCACACCGCCGCGGGGCTCGCAACCACAGCCGTAGCTGCCTGGGCGTCGCCGACGCTGCTGCTCTGGCTGTCGCCATTGCTGGCGGGGCTCGTGTTCTCGATTCCCCTCTCGGTTGCGCTCAGCAGTTCTTGGGTCGGAAGGGCCGTCCGCAGCGTTGGCCTGCTGCAATCGCCGGAGGAGACCAGCCCTCCCGACATTGTGCGGCGCTACCACGCCCACCGTACGGCAGGCGAACAGACGCCGAACGCTGCGGCCCCGACCTTCCGCGACTTTGTGCAGGACGGCCTCGGCGTGAGCGATCACATCGTCGCGATATCGGCGACGCGGTCGGTTCAAGTAGCGCCGGTGCAGACGGTCGACCGGCTCACGGCCTGGGCCCGCGGCGGGGCCGCCGTCGACCCGGACGAGGACGATCAGCGGGCCGTGCTGTGCGACCCCGATGCGCTGCGCGGCATCCATCGGGACCTCTGGGTGCACAGCCGCGGCCGCCCACTATCCACCAACTGA